GCACCCGTTTGGCTATACGCCCGCGCAGGCGGAAGCCTTTCTTGACGCCTTGTCCGAAGAAGGCCGCGCCTTTTATGTGCGGACTCAACTGGCGCTCGACATGGTGTTTCCGTTGCTGCTGGCGGTGTGGATGGGGTGGAGTGTTCTGGCGCTGTTCCGCGGGCCGCTGCGGTGGGTTTTGATTGCGCTTGCGGTGCTGGGTTGTGTGGCGGATTACGCGGAAAACATCGCGGTGGCGCAATTGCTTGAGGGGTTCAATGCCGGGCTGGCGGCGGAGGCGTCGCGCTATACGGTGACGAAATCAATGGCGTCCTCGGTGGTTTATCTGGCGATTCTGTGCGGTGCTGTGCGCTATGCTTGGCGCAGGCTGAGGCGCTGAGCCGGGCGGGGTTTTCAATCGTGCGGGGGCTTGATAATCCGGTAAGCCCAAGGTGAAGGCGGAGCGGACATGCGGTTTTGCGTAGCGATTGACGGACCGGCGGCAGCGGGCAAGGGCACGGTGGCGCGCGCCGTTGCGGCGCAATTTGGCTTTGGCCATCTTGATACCGGGCTGCTTTACCGGGCGGTGGGTGCCAAGGTGCTGGCCGGTGTTGATCCGATTGAGGCGGCCAAGGCGTTAATTGCCGAAGATCTTGAGGGCGATCTGCGCAGTCAGGCCGTGGCACAAGCGGCAAGTCAGGTTGCGGTTATCCCTGACGTGCGCGCGGCGCTGCTCGATTTTCAGCGTGCCTTTGCGGCGCGGGGCGGCGGGGCTGTGCTTGACGGGCGTGACATTGGCACGGTGATCTGCCCGGAGGCGGAGGTGAAGCTTTTCGTCACCGCCAGCGCGGAAGTGCGCGCCGAACGGCGTTATCTTGAGTTGATCGACAAGGACGTTGAGACCAGCCGGGCGGCGGTGTTGCGCGATGTGCTTGAGCGTGATGCCCGCGACAGTGACCGCGCCCATGCGCCGCTTAGACCGGCGGAGGATGCGGTGCTGCTCGACACGTCGCGGATGAGCATTGATGAAGCGGTGGCGGCGGCGATTGCGGTGATTGCGGATAAACGGGACACGATGACATGAAGATGCGACGACTGGGGCAAAATGGACCGGAGATTGCGCCGGTGGGTTACGGCGCGATGAGCTTTTCCGATTTCTACGGGCCGACGACCGAAGCGGCATCGCACGCCATACTCGATATGCTGCGCGAAGACGGCATCAACCATATCGACACATCGAACATCTATGGCATGGGGCGCTCGGAGGAATGGATCGGCAGTTATTTTGCGCGCAATCCGGGGGCGAAATTCGATTTCGTGATCGCCACCAAGGCCGGGATTACCCGTGACGGAGACAACAAGCGGATCTTTCGCAATGACCGCGCCCATCTGGAGGCCGAGCTTGACAAAAGCCTGACGCGCATGGGGATTGAGCGGGTCGACCTTTTCTATGTTCACCGGCGCGACCCGGATATGCCCATCGAAGAGGTGACCGAAGGGCTGGTGGAGATCATGCAGACCGGCAAGATCGGCGGGTTTGGGTTTTCCGAGATCGCCCCGTCGAGCCTGCGCCGCGCGCATGCGGTGCATCCGGTGGCAGCGGTGCAGTCGGAATACAGCTTGCAGACCCGCAGCCCTGAGCTTGGGCTGGTGCAGACCTGCGCGGAACTGGGCACGGCGCTGGTGGCGTTTTCGCCGGTGGGGCGGTCCTTGCTGACCGATCATCCGCTATCGCGCGAGGCCCTTGCAGACTTGCCGTTTCTGACCGGAAATGCGCGGTTTCAAGAGCCGAATCTGAGCTACAATCTTGCCGCGACCGATGGTTTTCGGGCATTGGCGGCAGAGATGGGCGAACCGGCGGCGGCGCTGGCGAATGCGTGGCTGTTGGCGCAGGGCGAGCACGTAATCCCGATTCCCGGCACACGGTCGCTCAGCCATCTGCGCGAATGTTTGCGCGGCGCGGAAATGGCGCTGAGTGAAGCCGATCTTGAGCGGATCGAAGCGGTGTTACCGGTGGGCTGGTGCCATGGCGACCGATATAACGCGGGTCAATGGGTCGGGCCGGAGCGCTATTGCTGAGGCTCTGACCGGCTTGGCGCAATCCCCGGACTATCCCGCCGCCACACGGGCGCGCAGCACCCGGCGCAGGATCTTGCCGGAGGTGGCTTTGGGGATTTCTTCGATGATTTCGAGCGCGCGCACCTGTTTGTAGGAGGAAAGCGCACCTTCAAGATGCGCTTGCAACTCGTCTAGCGTAGGCGCGGGGCTACCGGGCGCGGCGACGACGAAGGCCATCGGAATTTCCCCGGCCTCGGCATCTGTCACGCCAATCACGCCGACATCGGCCACTTTCGGGTGGGTGATAAGCGCCGCTTCAAGCTCTGCCGGGGCGACCTGAAAGCCTTTGTACTTGATCAATTCCTTGAGCCGGTCGGTGACATACAAAAAGCCATCCGCATCGAAATGCACGATATCCCCGGTGTGCAACCAGCCATCCGCATCAAGCGTGGCCGCCGTGGCTTCGGGCGCGTTCCAGTAGCCCTTCATCACTTGCGGGCCGCGCACCCAAAGTTCTCCGCTTTCTCCGGCGGGCGCGTCAGCGCCGGTTTCGGGATCGACGACGCGGCTTTCGGTATTGGCGATGGTCAGCCCCGAGGCACCGGGGCGGGCGCTGTCCTTGTCGCAGGTGTGCGACACCGGGCTTAGCTCTGTCATGCCGAAACCTTGGGTCGAGATGCAGGAAAGCCGCGCCGCGACGGTATCGGTGACATCGCCGCCAAGCGGGGCAGCACCGGAATTGACCTGCTCAACGCAGGAAAGGTCGTATTGATCGACCAGCGGATGCTTGGCCAGCGCGATCATCACCGGCGGAACGACGAACATCCGCCGTGTGCGGTGCTCGCTTGATAACCGGAGAAACATGTCCAGATCAAAGCGCGGCATGGTGACAAGTGCGCCGCCCGCCGCAAGCGCGATATTCATCAGCACTTCCAGCCCGTAGATATGAAAGAACGGCAGGAAGGCCACCGTGGTTTCCCCCGGTTTGGGGCGGGAGGCGGCAAGCGTCTGATCGACGTTGGAGGCTAGGTTCCAATGGGTCAGCATCACCCCTTTGGGCAGCCCGGTGGTGCCCGAGGAATAGGGCAGGGCGAGCGTGTGGTTGCGGATATCAACCGGGGTTTGCTTGGCCTGTGGCGCGCCCATCAAGGCATTGAGCGAGAGCACGCCGGGAGCATCGCCGATTACGGCAATTTCATTGACTTGCGTGCCCTCTGCTGCGGCGCGGGCTGTGTCGAGAAATTGCGGAATGGTAATCAGCAGCGTGGCCCCGGAATCGCTAAGCTGATGGTTTACTTCATGTGCCGTGTAGGTCGGGTTGATCAGGGTGACAGTGCCGCCCGCCCAAGCGATACCGTGGAAGGCAATGGCATATTCCGGCAGGTTGGGGGCCATCAGCGCAATCATCGCCCCAGCGCCGGTGCCGCGCGCATTCAGCCCGCCAGCCAGTGCTTTCACCGCGTGGATGAATTGCGTCACACTCACCGTGCGCCCTGTCGGCCCGTCAATCAGCAGGGCGCGGTCGGGATCGTCGCCCAGCCCTTCGAAAACCCGGTTGGTGATGGAAACCTCGCGCAGATCGACGTCTGGATAGGGGCTTTTGATGATGTTCATATTGGTCGTCCTCCCGGCGGTGACGCTAGGGCCGGGGCAGGGGGCGTGCCAAGCAAAACGTGCCGTCAATTGGCATCTGCGGCATGCCTTGCACGCCGTGGCGGGCAGTTGCGGGCAGGCGCGAGCGCCGCCCGCGCGTGCTCAGGCACCGATGCGGTCGCGCAGGAACCGGCGCAGAATTTTGCCGGAGGCGGATTTTGGAATCTCGTCGATGACCTCCAGCGCGCGCACTTGTTTGTAATGCGCCAACCTGTCCTTGAGAAACGTGCCGATTTCGTTGAGCGTTGGCGCGGTCTTGCCCGGTGCCGCCACGACGAAAGCCATTGGTAATTCGCCCGCTTCGTCATCGGGTTTGCCGATAACGGCGGCATCGGAAATGTCGGGGTGGGAAAGCAATGCGGCTTCAAGCTCGGCCGGAGCGACCTGAAAGCCCTTGTATTTGATAAGTTCTTTCAGCCGATCAGTGATGAAAAGATAACCGTCTTCATCGAAATGGCCAATATCGCCAGTGCGTAGCCAGCCATCATCGGTAATCGTTTCGGCGGTGGCCTTGGCGTTGTTGAGATAACCCTTCATCACCTGCGGGCCGCGCACCCACAGCTCGCCATCCTCGCCCAGCGGTAGATCGTTCAGCGTTTCAGGATCGACAATGCGGCTTTCGGTGTTGGAGATGTTCACACCGGAGGCACCGGGTTTACCCTTGCCGAAGGGTGACACGTGGGAGACCGGCGAAAGTTCTGTCATGCCGTAGCCTTGGGTGGCGTTTGTGCCCAACCGTTTGCCCATCGCCTCGGCCACGTCAGCCCCAAGCGGCGCGGCGGCGGAATTGACTTGTTCAACACAGGAAAGATCGTAGCTGCCGACCAGTGGGTGCTTTGCCAGCGCCAGCGCCACCGGCGGCACGATCCAAAGGCGCGGTGTTTGGTATTCGGCAATCAGCTTGAGATACATCTCAAGATCGAAACGCGGCATCGTCACCAGCCCGCCACCGGCGGCAAGATAGATATTCATCAGCACTTCCAGCCCGTAGATATGGAAGAACGGCAGGAAGGCGACGGTCATTTCCTGTTCGTTCACATCCGCAGGCACCAGTGATTGATCGACATTGACCACGAGATTCAGGTGGGTCAGCATCACGCCCTTGGGCAACCCGGTTGTGCCCGAGGAATACGGCAGCACGACAACATGTTCGGCCACATCCACGGGGGCTTGTTCGGCCATCGGCGGGGCCATCAGATCGGTGAGCGGGATCATCCCTTCGGGGGCGTCACCAATGATGACGATGTCGTTGACGCCGGTGCCCTTGATCGCCTCTTTTGCCGTGTCCGCGAACAGGGCGATGGTGACAAGCACATCGGCCCCGGCATCGTTGAGCTGATGATTGATCTCATGCGCGGTATAGGTCGGGTTGATCGTTGTTACCGTGCCACCGGCCCAGGCGGCACCGTGAAAGACTACGCAATATTCGGGGATATTGGGGGCCATAAGCGCCACCACCTTGCCAGCCCCCCAGCCACGCGCCTCAAGCCCGCCCGCCAGCGATTTCACCCCGCCGATGAACTGCGCCCCGGTAAGCGTGCGCCCGGTGGGGCCGTCGATCAGGATGGTCATGTCGGGATCAATACCCGCAAACACCCGCTGGGTGATGGTTTGATCGCTGAGCGCGACATCCGGAAACGTGCTTTTGATGATGGCCATGTAAATTCCTCCCTCGGCACAGGTTACACGGCCTAAGTCCTTTGCCAATCATTTTTGGCCGTGATTTCATATATTTGTGTCTGACTTTTCCTCAGTCGCAGACATTTGGCGCTCGTGATCTTCCTGATCGGCTTCGATCTGTTCGAGTTTGCGGTCGCGGCTGACGCGCCAACTCCCCATGACGATCTCGTTGGTCAGGATGATGCCCATGATGATGAATTGCGCCGTATTGGGCCAGACACGGATGCCATAGAGCTTTGCGGAGGCAGCTGTGAGAAAGGCGATCAACGTGCCAATCATCATCAGCCCGATGCGCTCAATCTGGGGCCGCCAGACCCAATAGTCGAGCGCCACTTCGCGGCGGCGTTGGATGAAGGGGGCGTGGAGGTCCGAGGGGTGTGGATTATAACGCTTGTCGAGAAAATGCCGCAGAAGGTTGCGCCGCAGGATGTTGTTGCCCAGCGCATCCTGCACACTCAGCAACAGCATTATGACGCAGAAAAGCTCTACATGATCCACTGTCAGGGCAAGGCCAAAAAAGGCGAAAGTCAGCCCAACCGAAACCAGCGGGATGAACCGTTGACCCAGCGTTCTTTCCCAATCGTGTGGCGGGTTGATGCGTGAATAAAGTGTGACAAGGATCGTCATCTCCGATTTAACCGCCGTCCGGTAGAGGAAGAACCAGAGCAGAATAAAGAGCGAAAAAACCAATTCGGCCCATTTCTCGCTCAGAAACACGGGCACGACCGCCCAGAAGCCTTCGTCGAGAAACCGTTCTGCCGATACGCCGGAGGGGCCGAAATATGTGGAGACTTCGAGTTTCCTTTGAAAGATGAAGCTGAAAAGCCCCAGTGCAATGATGCCTTCTGAAACGCTCATGTAGAAACGCAGGTTTTCCTCAACGGACGTTTCCTTGGTTTGTTTGCCGAGGTTTCGAAAAATATTGAACATTGCAATTCAGTCCCGGTTGTTTGCTTCGACGATACGCAAGACATCTTCAAATAGCCGGTCGCGTGTCAGAAACAGCAGATGACCGTCGCCGGGGTAACCCCAGATTCTAGCCGATCCGATCGACGCGCGCAGACGGCGTGTCTGGTGTTGTGAAAACACCGGATCGTTGAGACCGATGAAATACGCCACTTCGACGCCGCGCAGCGCCTCGGCAGAAGGCGGGTGCCAGCGCCGCAGCGAACGGGAATGAGCGCGGATCAAGCGGGCGTCCGGCACGACGATATTCGGGCCATGGGCCGCGAATAATGCCTCGATGCTCGGGGTTTTCGTTGGATCGCTGCGAGCGGCGCGGCCAAACAACAGCGTTTTCCAGTAGTCGCGCCAGACCGTGGTGCGGTTCAAGGTTCTGGTGCGGCGGGCCGAATCGAGCAGGTCGGAGCCGCCGCGCAACGCGGTCTCCAGTCCCCCACCATACGGCACCGCGGGCGAGATCGCAGCGATCTGAACTCGGCTTTTTTCGGGAATTCGCGCCGCCGCCTCCAGTGCGATGGCCGCGCCAGTGGAATAGCCCACCAGCAGGACCGGTTTCTTCGGGTAACGGGCTAAAAAGGCGGCGATCCTAGCAGCAGCAGCATCAATCTTCAGATCATGATCGAGCGGCATACCATCGAGGCCGGGCAGACGATAGAATGCCAACCCATAGCCGCTCGCGCGCCAAGCAGGGCGGGCAGATTGGAAAATATCCACCGACGACAGCGCGCCAGGAATGAACATAGCAATCTTGTCTGCTGAGGCGATTTCGGCGCGATCACGCAGGATCGGATCAGACACATCGTCCGGCGCGGATGTCGACGCCGGGGGTGGTCCGGCACAGCCCGCCAGAGCCAGCAGCAGCGATAGCGTGGTTATCAGCCGTCTCAAGAGCCCCGTCCCTCAGTTACTGCACCTGACCCGCCGTTGTGGTCTGCGGCAATGCCCGTTGAGGAATTATTGCCGGGAAAGCCCACGTGGCGCAACTCCGGCGTTGAAAGCCCGCACTGCCTAGCCTACACGTGCCCTACGGCAACAAGGTGGCCAACGCCGCAGTCCGAAAAGATAGCGGACGCCAACATGAATGCGTAACTTTTTCGCCTGATCAATCAATTTGCGGACCAATCGCCTTTGCGCGATCAGGTGATCTTGCATCTAGCGTCGAATGAGCTTCTCAATTCGGTTGTGCCAGTTCTGATTGTCTGGTGGCTCTGGTTCCTGCCCGGCCGCGATCAGAAAAGTCGGCGAATCCGCCTGACCTCGACAGTCGCGGCCAGCCTTTGCGCTGGTGCAGGTGCTGGTCGTGGGGGCGCTCATGCGGGTGTTTCTGGGCCTGCACTGGCCTGCGGACGTGTTGTCCGGCGCGCTGATCGGGATTATCGCGGTGATGATAAGCCATCGACTGTTGGTGCCGCGCATGACGGCGGCCTATGCGAGCGGGGTCATTCCGTTTTGGCAGCACAAGCCGCATTGGTTTTATGTGATCGCTTTTTTCGTCTGTTATCAGATCAGCAGCCTCTTTACCGCATTGCGCTGGTTCGGCGAAGCGGCGAAAACCGCGCTTGGGCTTTGATGGCGCGCATCTCCACTTGAACCTTTGCGCGCGCGCGTGTATGGAGCCCCCGTCAAGAGGGCAGGAAACGCTGCAGAGCACCAAGGGTGAGCAGGGTCGGGAAAACCGGCCCTCTTTGTTTTGGTTTTGCGCCCCCGTCTGACCAATGAAACCCCAAGACCGGCGGAGACAACCGCACGGCCCGAAAAATGACTTGAAAAAGGAACTGAACGCCACATGGCAAACACGATGGAAGAGTTTGAAGCACTCCTTAATGAAAGCTTCGAAATGGACACGCCCGAAGAGGGCTCTGTTGTCAAAGGCAAGGTTATCGCGATCGAAGCGGGCCAAGCCATTATCGACGTCGGCTACAAGATGGAAGGCCGCGTTGATCTCAAAGAATTCGCAAACCCCGGAGAAGCCCCCGAAATCGCCGTTGGCGATGAAGTGGAAGTGTTCCTGCGCTCGGCAGAGAACTCGCGCGGGGAAGCGGTTATCAGCCGCGAGATGGCCCGGCGTGAGGAAGCCTGGGATCGTCTGGAAAAAGCCTATGCCGACGATCAGCGCGTCGAAGGCGCGATCTTTGGCCGCGTCAAGGGCGGCTTTACCGTCGATCTTGGCGGTGCCGTGGCGTTCCTGCCCGGCTCACAGGTCGATGTGCGCCCGGTGCGCGATGCCGGCCCGTTGATGGGGCTGAAGCAGCCGTTCCAGATCCTCAAGATGGACCGTCGCCGGGGCAATATCGTGGTGTCGCGCCGTGCGATCCTCGAAGAAAGCCGCGCCGAACAACGCGCAGAAGTCATCGGCAACCTGCACGAAGGGCAGGCAGTGGATGGTGTGGTCAAGAACATCACCGAATACGGCGCGTTTGTCGATCTCGGCGGCGTCGATGGCCTGCTGCACGTCACCGACATGGCATGGCGTCGGGTCAACCACCCGTCAGAGATCCTGTCGATTGGCGAGACCGTGAAAGTTCAGGTCATCAAGATCAACAAGGAAACCCACCGTATCAGCCTTGGCATGAAGCAGCTTCAGGATGATCCTTGGGATCTGGTCGGTGCGAAATTCCCGCTCGGCTCGGTTCACAAGGGCCGCGTGACCAACATCACCGATTACGGCGCGTTTGTTGAGCTGGAACCCGGTGTCGAAGGGCTTGTCCACGTCTCCGAGATGTCATGGACCAAGAAGAACGTGCATCCCGGCAAGATCGTTTCGACCAGCCAGGAAGTCGATATTATGGTGCTGGAGATCGACGCTGCGAAGCGCCGTGTCTCGCTTGGCCTCAAGCAAACCATGCGCAACCCGTGGGAGGTTTTCTCGGAAACGTATCCAGAGGGCACGCAGGTCGAAGGCGAAGTCAAGAATATCACCGAATTTGGCCTGTTTGTCGGCCTCGATGGCGATATCGACGGCATGGTTCACCTCAGCGATCTGAGCTGGGACGAACGCGGCGAAGACGCGATCCAGAGCTATCACAAAGGCGATGTGGTTCAGGCCGTGGTGTCGGAAGTGGACGTCGAGAAAGAGCGTATCTCGCTTTCGATCAAGGCACTGGGTGGTGACAAGTTCGCCGAAGCCGTTGGCGGCGTGAAGCGCGGCTCGGTGATCACCGTGACCGTGACCGCGATCGAGGATGGCGGCATCGAGGTGGAATACGAGGGCATGAAAAGCTTCATCCGTCGTTCCGACCTTAGCCGTGACCGCGCCGAGCAACGCCCTGAGCGGTTCTCGGTTGGCGATCATGTCGATGTGCGCGTGACCAACGTGGACAGCAAGACCCGTCGTTTGGGCCTGTCGGTCAAAGCGCGCGAGATTGCCGAGGAAAAAGAAGCCGTGCAACAGTATGGCAGCTCGGACTCTGGCGCATCCTTGGGCGACATCCTGGGGGCCGCTCTGAAGTCGGACGACGAATAAAGCGCCCGATTTCAAGACCGATCTAAAGTCGTAGGAAAACCGAACCCCGCTGCCGAAAGGTGGCGGGGTTTTTCTCTTTTCAGACGGTCGGGGTTTATCCATGCCGAATCAATAGCTTCGCCGCGCTGCGGCGTGAGGGTTCGCACGGTTGAGGTTGTCCGATGTGTCGGCAAACGCGGAAAAATCCGCCGATTTGGCGGAAATTGACCCGGAATCGGCGTCACCGGGCGCGTGTTTGATGTTTCTAGATCGTTCAATTCTTTCTATAGTCCAAACATCAAGAGAAGATGTGCAATAGTGCCTGGGGAGTGTGCTCCGATGATCAGATCGGAATTGATACAAAAAATCGCGGATGAGAACCCGCATCTTTATCAACGTGACGTTGAGCGGATCGTGAATACGGTTTTCGAGGAAGTCACTGACGCAATGTCGAGAGGAGATCGGGTTGAGCTTCGCGGCTTTGGTGCGTTCTCGGTGAAAAAGCGCGATGCACGGGTCGGGCGCAATCCGCGCACCGGCGAAGCGGTCAAGGTTGAAGAAAAGCATGTGCCGTTCTTCAAGACTGGCAAGCTCTTGCGGGACCGTTTGAACGGGAAAGACTGACATGCGCTATATTCGCTATGCGTTTCTCGGTGTCCTCGCCGTGGTGCTGATCTCTGTGGCGCTGGCCAATCGCGGCGCTGTTGCGCTGCATCTGCTGCCGAATGGGCTGGCGAAGCCACTCGGGCTTGACTGGACGATCAACCTGCCGCTGTTCATCGTGATATT
This is a stretch of genomic DNA from Aquicoccus sp. G2-2. It encodes these proteins:
- a CDS encoding d(CMP) kinase, producing MRFCVAIDGPAAAGKGTVARAVAAQFGFGHLDTGLLYRAVGAKVLAGVDPIEAAKALIAEDLEGDLRSQAVAQAASQVAVIPDVRAALLDFQRAFAARGGGAVLDGRDIGTVICPEAEVKLFVTASAEVRAERRYLELIDKDVETSRAAVLRDVLERDARDSDRAHAPLRPAEDAVLLDTSRMSIDEAVAAAIAVIADKRDTMT
- a CDS encoding aldo/keto reductase, which encodes MKMRRLGQNGPEIAPVGYGAMSFSDFYGPTTEAASHAILDMLREDGINHIDTSNIYGMGRSEEWIGSYFARNPGAKFDFVIATKAGITRDGDNKRIFRNDRAHLEAELDKSLTRMGIERVDLFYVHRRDPDMPIEEVTEGLVEIMQTGKIGGFGFSEIAPSSLRRAHAVHPVAAVQSEYSLQTRSPELGLVQTCAELGTALVAFSPVGRSLLTDHPLSREALADLPFLTGNARFQEPNLSYNLAATDGFRALAAEMGEPAAALANAWLLAQGEHVIPIPGTRSLSHLRECLRGAEMALSEADLERIEAVLPVGWCHGDRYNAGQWVGPERYC
- a CDS encoding AMP-binding protein, with translation MNIIKSPYPDVDLREVSITNRVFEGLGDDPDRALLIDGPTGRTVSVTQFIHAVKALAGGLNARGTGAGAMIALMAPNLPEYAIAFHGIAWAGGTVTLINPTYTAHEVNHQLSDSGATLLITIPQFLDTARAAAEGTQVNEIAVIGDAPGVLSLNALMGAPQAKQTPVDIRNHTLALPYSSGTTGLPKGVMLTHWNLASNVDQTLAASRPKPGETTVAFLPFFHIYGLEVLMNIALAAGGALVTMPRFDLDMFLRLSSEHRTRRMFVVPPVMIALAKHPLVDQYDLSCVEQVNSGAAPLGGDVTDTVAARLSCISTQGFGMTELSPVSHTCDKDSARPGASGLTIANTESRVVDPETGADAPAGESGELWVRGPQVMKGYWNAPEATAATLDADGWLHTGDIVHFDADGFLYVTDRLKELIKYKGFQVAPAELEAALITHPKVADVGVIGVTDAEAGEIPMAFVVAAPGSPAPTLDELQAHLEGALSSYKQVRALEIIEEIPKATSGKILRRVLRARVAAG
- a CDS encoding AMP-binding protein, with the translated sequence MAIIKSTFPDVALSDQTITQRVFAGIDPDMTILIDGPTGRTLTGAQFIGGVKSLAGGLEARGWGAGKVVALMAPNIPEYCVVFHGAAWAGGTVTTINPTYTAHEINHQLNDAGADVLVTIALFADTAKEAIKGTGVNDIVIIGDAPEGMIPLTDLMAPPMAEQAPVDVAEHVVVLPYSSGTTGLPKGVMLTHLNLVVNVDQSLVPADVNEQEMTVAFLPFFHIYGLEVLMNIYLAAGGGLVTMPRFDLEMYLKLIAEYQTPRLWIVPPVALALAKHPLVGSYDLSCVEQVNSAAAPLGADVAEAMGKRLGTNATQGYGMTELSPVSHVSPFGKGKPGASGVNISNTESRIVDPETLNDLPLGEDGELWVRGPQVMKGYLNNAKATAETITDDGWLRTGDIGHFDEDGYLFITDRLKELIKYKGFQVAPAELEAALLSHPDISDAAVIGKPDDEAGELPMAFVVAAPGKTAPTLNEIGTFLKDRLAHYKQVRALEVIDEIPKSASGKILRRFLRDRIGA
- a CDS encoding alpha/beta hydrolase, whose product is MSDPILRDRAEIASADKIAMFIPGALSSVDIFQSARPAWRASGYGLAFYRLPGLDGMPLDHDLKIDAAAARIAAFLARYPKKPVLLVGYSTGAAIALEAAARIPEKSRVQIAAISPAVPYGGGLETALRGGSDLLDSARRTRTLNRTTVWRDYWKTLLFGRAARSDPTKTPSIEALFAAHGPNIVVPDARLIRAHSRSLRRWHPPSAEALRGVEVAYFIGLNDPVFSQHQTRRLRASIGSARIWGYPGDGHLLFLTRDRLFEDVLRIVEANNRD
- the rpsA gene encoding 30S ribosomal protein S1 encodes the protein MANTMEEFEALLNESFEMDTPEEGSVVKGKVIAIEAGQAIIDVGYKMEGRVDLKEFANPGEAPEIAVGDEVEVFLRSAENSRGEAVISREMARREEAWDRLEKAYADDQRVEGAIFGRVKGGFTVDLGGAVAFLPGSQVDVRPVRDAGPLMGLKQPFQILKMDRRRGNIVVSRRAILEESRAEQRAEVIGNLHEGQAVDGVVKNITEYGAFVDLGGVDGLLHVTDMAWRRVNHPSEILSIGETVKVQVIKINKETHRISLGMKQLQDDPWDLVGAKFPLGSVHKGRVTNITDYGAFVELEPGVEGLVHVSEMSWTKKNVHPGKIVSTSQEVDIMVLEIDAAKRRVSLGLKQTMRNPWEVFSETYPEGTQVEGEVKNITEFGLFVGLDGDIDGMVHLSDLSWDERGEDAIQSYHKGDVVQAVVSEVDVEKERISLSIKALGGDKFAEAVGGVKRGSVITVTVTAIEDGGIEVEYEGMKSFIRRSDLSRDRAEQRPERFSVGDHVDVRVTNVDSKTRRLGLSVKAREIAEEKEAVQQYGSSDSGASLGDILGAALKSDDE
- the ihfB gene encoding integration host factor subunit beta; this encodes MIRSELIQKIADENPHLYQRDVERIVNTVFEEVTDAMSRGDRVELRGFGAFSVKKRDARVGRNPRTGEAVKVEEKHVPFFKTGKLLRDRLNGKD